The Diceros bicornis minor isolate mBicDic1 chromosome 28, mDicBic1.mat.cur, whole genome shotgun sequence genomic sequence AAACCATCTCCTTCTCAGCCTGTGCCTTGCAGATGTTTCTCTCCTTCGCCATGGGAGCCACAGAGTGTGTGCTTTTGGGCATGATGGCATTTGATCGCTATATGGCCATCTGCAACCCCCTTAGGTACCCTGTGGTCATGAGCAAGGCTGCCTATGTGCCCATGGCTGCCAGCTCGTGGGCAGCTGGAAGTGCTGCGTCCATGGTTCAAACATCCCTTGCAATGAAGCTGCCCTTCTGTGAGAACAATGTCATCAACCACTTCACCTGTGAGATCCTGGCTGTCCTGAAGTTGGCCTGTGCTGACATCTCCATCAGTGTGATCAGTATGGGAGTGACAAATGTAATCTTCCTTGCAATCCCAGTCTTGTTCATTTTTGTCTCTTATGTGTTCATCATTGCTACCATCCTACAGATCCCCTCAGCTGAAGGGAGGAAAaaggccttctccacctgctctgcCCACCTCACAGTTGTGGTTGTCTTCTACGGAACCATCCTCTTCATGTACAGGAAGCCCAAGTCCAAGGATCCACGGGGGTCAGACAAACAGGACCTTTCAGACAAGCTCATTTCCCTCTTCTATGGGGTGGTGACCCCCATGCTCAACCCCAtcatctacagcctgaggaacaagGACGTGAAGGCTGCTCTGAGGAAACTGGTGAGTCAGAAATGCTTCACCCAGTGACATTTGAAGGACAGATGTCCCTGTAGTTCTGTGCCTCCTGGCTGCTTTCACCCACGAATCTCAGAAGAATGTGTCCCCCAAAGAAGATACACTTGAAGAATGACTACCAGAAAATCAAATTACACATGTAATGGAAAACTTTGGCTGTTACTGTACCCAATTGTTAAAAATGATGAAACCTAAAACCTGAAGGGAGTGTGACTTGAGGGGATGGAAGTGGAATCTTGTTGAAAAAGCAATTAGTGATTTTTCTGATTCTCTACCGTGCAAGTCTGAATTCACCTTTGTGAGCAGGTCATTCCTTTGTTTTGGGAAAAATAGCTTAGTGTACCTTTGTGTTACATAAAGATCCAAGATCCTACTCTggaaaggaaacactgaagacaaTGTGGGGCAAAACTTCATGatataacaatataaaaaattgtCTTTGTTGCAGAAGAAATGGCACaccttcaaattttatttttcttggaggCAGGGCTGAAACCGGAAATGAGAATGAAGCTGGCCTTTTTCCTTTCCCTGAGACTCAGAGGGGTTGGGACCATGTAGATTTCATGTAAGGCATTTACTTTGAGGGCAAGTAGACCAGATCCTACAACATGCATGTGGAGGATCTTAGCCTAGGAGCAATAAGAGCTGGTGTCTGGTTTTAAGTTTCATTTCCCTGTCCTCAGTAAGTCTTGCTTAAGTACACAGTCTGGCCCTGCAGTCTGGAGAGTTAAAGGATGGATCTGTAGAGGGGGAGCAGAGCCAGAGCACCACAGCAATCTGAGGGAGGCTGGACTCAGGATGGTGAGACATGACCAGCAGAAGATGGAGCAAGGTGGCTGACTGAGAAGAATTGGAATAATAAAAGTGAAAGGGAGAGCCAGTTCACCATGCACCTGACAAAAGGTCCAGAATTAAAATGTGTCAGGACCTCAGGcagtagaaaaacaaaaagggGCAAAGTTATTGTGAGGGAGAGAACTTCAAATGTCGCTTTTTCCTTGAGGCAATTGGATGtccattttttcctgaaaatcaAAACTTTCTAATGAAAAAAAACACTCCCTGCCTGCCTTGCTTGGGTGTCCCAGGCTCCTCGTGTCTCAGATGTGGCCAGCCACTCTCTTTGGCCCCACAAATGCTCTCTTGCCCATACTGGGCAGAAACATGGACACCAGTCACTGCCTGTGTGGCCCCTTAAACAGGCTCTTGGGCTGTAGGAGTATGGGGGCATGTTCCTGTTTCATTTTTTCAAACCCAGTATTATCTGTCTCAACCTGGTATGAATTTGCCTTTTCCTATTTGGCAGAGAGCCCATCTACTCCCTTCTTATCTCACTATAGAGAGGATGGCATCAACTTGGGATAAATTCCAAACTTTTATAAGTCAAGACTTGACTTACAAATGAAACATACTTGCAgaacaaaatttcttttaaacataCTTCATTTTACTAGTTTTGACTTAGATAACTGTGCCTAGTTCCCCACGCCTAGATCCTGCTATAGGACTAAAGGACATGTTCCCCCAGCTGCTGAAGGTGCTGCTGGCAGACAGCCTCCAGCTGACAGTCATCTTTGGGAATTAGCTAAAGAAGGCTCTTAGCTGAAGACAGctgactcacccaaggtcatgcCCCCTCTTTCGGGGCAGCCCATATCCAATGACTGATTGATAAAGGGATATAAACATCTTGCCCCAATGCAGGACAACTGTAAAGGGTTATCCCAGTGCCAGAGTTCCCCACTGGGTTGACTGAGGCCTTTGCTGAGACTGTATCACagcccaacttctccctctgtccaATCCTGCTTCCTTATCCTCCCTTCCACCAGTGCTGATCCCAACAGCATTTCCTAATAAACCTCCTGCACCccaatctccatctcagagtcttcTTCCCAGCAAACCCAAACTGTAACACTGTGCAAACTCCAATGCTCAAGTAACacatgtgttctcttttcagagaAAGTTCTACGGACACTGGCAATACTTAGCAAAAATCAAGTAGAGTCGTTGGCTGAGGCAGTCTAATGTTGTGTTAGCATCAGAAGTTTTGGAACCAGACCTTGTTAGATTCCAGCTCCCGTACTTAACCATGGTTGTAACCTTGAACTTTGCTTTCTACTGTAGATAATTTCTCTGAAATCTGCCTATCAACTCCATCCGTCCTACCTCCCTAGTTCAGTGATTCCCAGTCTTTTTCTTGCCGAGGAACTCACAGAAAATAATGGAATTTGTAGGGCACCCTGTGGTAAGTGGATTAGTCTACTCGTGGCTGAGGGCAATTCACCTGGGAGCTTAGGTCACTACATGTCCTGCTTAGTGACCCCAGGGGGACTCTAAGCTTGGCATGTCTGGAGCCTGTGGCATACTAGTTAGAAAGCCCTCCCAGAGGCAGAATGTCTCCTCCCTTAGCACCTGATGAGAGGACAGTCATGCCCCTTCTCCCGGCCACAGATGATTGGACCCTTGACCCAAACTGGGCTAATCATATTTTCTCTCCAAGGAATTTGGAATTTGGATATAGAGACCTTTGTTAGTTGGTGTAGGGCTCTTGAACTGAGAGCCCACACAAAGCCAGGACTGATGTGGCTATGTGCCTTGCAAGAGAGAGAAAGCTGGTCTGCAAAGAGAGATGACAGTCAAATGCACAAAGAGCACTATACTcatgtaaaaacagaaatagaggcTGCAATACATGAGCTAAGACTTGGAgaagtcctttttattttatattatgggAAAAtttaaacctacagaaaagtagagaaaataataaaatgaatcctTAGGTATTCATCTCCTAGATCCAACAATGATCTGCTCATGGTCAATCTTGTTCATCCATACCCTCATGGATTATTTCTCCCTCTGTTGGATTATCATGAAACAAATCCCAGATGATCACAGCATTTCATCCTTAAATATTTCAGTATCTATCTCTAAAAATGATTAGTACTTTTGTAAAATacctaaaactcaacagtaattccttaatatcatcaattATCCAGCATTTATATTTCTCCAAATGTCGTATAAATGCTTTAACTATTTCAATCTGTTTTTTTGAGCCAAAATCCCAATAAGACTACACATTATTACTCTCTTTTAATTTAtagttctctcttcttctctctccccctgtctctctcccttttaatttactttttttgggGAAAGGAATTTTTTCTCACTATGGGAAACTGTAGAGTTTGCCACAGTCTGCATTTTGCTGATTACAGTCCTGTGGTGTCTGTCCCTGTCTTTCCTATAAATTGGTGATTAAATCTAGATACTTGAGAGTTTTTTGCTTTAGTGTAGTTTTGAGCTCATGGCTCCTGAGATCTTTTGACATGACCCTAGTATCTTTGATGGCTCCCTTGCTTTCTGGTATGTCAAGATGTTCCAGACTCAACAGTTCCTCACCAGACCTGGAAAGAACCATTTTTTTCCAAGAAGCTTGTTTCCTTTAGTGgagaatagtatttagaaaccacAATCTGGGTTCTAGAGGTGCTATTGAGTTTATTGTAGTTTCAAGGTCTTTTCAGTCAaaagagctaggaaatatatatatttcctatacCAGAATTGTAGTATGTATGGtcatcatccatccatgcatACATATCAAAGTAAGATCTACAGAATTTTTACTTCATCTCATTGATTTCATACTTGTTATCTCCTTCTTCCACATACCATCTCCTCATTCCAGAAAAGTTTGGAGAGGCCTTAAAGTTACATCAACATAATAAGATGTCAAGAACTAATGTGGGCACAGCTCCTGTAAAGAGTAGAAGTGAATCAGACTGTCCCAGGGATGTGTGTCCTGACTCCCGTGTGCCTGGCAGTACTGGGGCCAGTCATAGCAGCCGAGGCAATGGTGTGGGCCCTTCTCTTCTTCCACTTGTTCCTGAGCTTTCCACAGGAGATCCAATCCCATGAGTGGAGCACTGGGGGGATGACAGGCTGGGGAAGAGCTGCAGGAGAAACccaagtggggagagagagactcCAATCCGGAACCTCAAGTTCTGCGGCTCAGGGGTGACTTTCCAAAATCTCGATGAGGGCAGTCACCAGCCTCTGTTTACCATGGGTGGCCACTGGAAAAAAAGGACATATGATGCAGGCAAAAAGGAAGCTGGCAGATCTCCTCTAAACGGGGCCAGAAGTCCTGAATTCTGCAATCTTGCTCTGCTTAAGATAGATGCTTCCAGTGTTTAAGAGCCACTTAGAAAAGGGAGCTGTGTTGAGTATTTGGAAGGGTGGAGCCACAGCCAGAAGCTAGGTATCCGGGGTCAATGGTCTCCTAGGATTTAAAATCACGTTTCCTTgcgggcggagtcaagatggaggcataagcagactcggaactcacctcctcccgtggacacagccaatttacaactcctcgtggaaaaattacccctgagacagaactgaaaactggataagaggaactcctgcaacaacggacaatcctaactgaggtggaagaggaaaaacgccgccttcacaagccgccagcgtcacggcctccgggagcagctcacaggtactcaccctccctggaggcgcggggccctgagacagggagcgcccccgctgtgggcattttgtggacccagaacaatcgagaccagcggcataatatctgactttgcctgctactaaagcattggggagtacccccagaaaacccggttcacaaagaaactaaaactggctcttaaagggcccgtgcgcaaactcacccgtttcagaaagcatcctaaaatcaccagaaagaaaggtgcacagtgctttggtgacaagagactcacctaataggccctgagtgcatctcggtgaggggtgagacctctccagggactgggacattggcggcggccattgttgtggcctggtgtgggcgtgctgacacaaacaccattggagttctccctgaggcctgctagcccagggtctgacccacccgctagagcaccgatttaatccagctcagccagggcgggcagcccaccctagagactggccccacccaacaacaagccctcaggcaactagtgggcctgcatagattgctgactggattctctgcagcctggcaactgagccgacttgagcaagGCAGGgtatgcacaaggagcaggtggagagtgtggggcagtggcggagagtgtggggctcccccCGTGGAGAGACTaagtccgcttggggaggtcagggcgctcacacggggcaggactgtgttgactgtgtgtgtggacctgtgggcggcagggcttgtcagctgcagaagatttgtgcttctcaaagacccagagaggaggtttgccccaccttccaaagcctgaaacaattgggtgctcctgggcctgaggccagccccacccagctgcaatcctcagagagctgacaagagacctaataggctagaggcttacagcaattgtaaggccctgagcctaacaacctgccatgctgggggcctactcacctaaaagaaatactgcaaaacaaatgtggtattagaacttacagccaactgtgctggggctccccacacctgataaagagactgaagggcccacaacaactacaagcagctgagcattacaacagctggccaggagcataactcagcctccctgggtgcctacagagagagcaaacaggccacaacagaaggacacacgtagaccacataggggtcacccctggaacattgagaactgagggaagcacactggaagcctcctaaggcatcacttacataaggtcacctatccaagagcaggagacgtagctgacctacctaatacgtagacacaagcacagggaaagaagcaaaatgaggaggcaaaagaatacattccaagtaagggaacaggacaaaaccccagaaaaggaactaagtgaaacagaaatgagcaacctacccgacagagagttcaaactaagagtgttaaggatgctcactgatctggggagaagaatagatgaactcagtgagaatgtcaacaaagaaatggaagatataaaaaagaaccaatcagaaatgaagaatacaatactggaaatgaaaaattcattagagggactcaaaagcagagtagaggatacagaagaacagatctgtgagctggacgaaagactagaagaaattacccacgctgaacaggtaaaagagaaaagaattaaaaagagtgaggacagtctaagggacctctgggacaatatcaagcgcactaacatccgtgttataggtgtcccggaaggaatagagcgagacaagggggcagagaatctattccaagaaataatagatgaaaacttccctaacctaaggaaggaaacagacatccaggtacaggaagctcagagagccccaaacaagataaacccaaagaggcccacaccaagacacatcataatcaaaatgtctagaattacagataaagagagaatcctaaaagccacaagagaatgtcaagttacatacaaaggaaaccccataaggctatcagctgacttctcagcagaaaccttacaggctagaagagaatggcacgatatatttaaagtgctaacaggaaaaaacttacagccaagaatactctacccagcaaggttatcattcaaaatggaaggagagatcaaaattttcccagataagcaaaaattaaaggagtttgtcaccaagaaacaagtgctacaagaaatgttaaagggactgatttaaggggaaaagagaagacctaaataggaaaaaattatctatttccatgattagaatgtaatggatacaaatgcacaaaaaagagattagatataatagcaaaaacataaaaggagggaggaggggagttaaagagtacagctttcagacagaggtcaaactaaagtgaccatcaattctgtatagaagaagaaaggaacagagaaggactactaaaacactgagaaaaaaaaaaagttaaaaaatggcagagagtacatacttatcaatagctactttaaacgtcaatggactaaatgctccaattaaaaggcatagggtggctgactggataaaacaacaagatccatatatatgcttcatacaagagacacacttcagacctaaagacactcacaaactgaaagtgaaaggatggaaagagatactccacgcaaatggcaatgaaaagaaagctggggtagcagtactcatatcagacaaaatagactttaaaacaaaaactgtaaaaagagacaaagaagagcattacataatgatcaagggaacaatccaacaagaggatataacacttgtaaatatctacacacccaatgtaggtgcacttaaatatgtaaagcaattattaacagacataaaaacagaaatagacagtaacacaataatagtaggggactttaacacttcacttacaccaacggataggtcatccaaacagaagatcaataaggaaacatgggCCTTAAACgaaacactagaacagatggacctagtagatatatacagagcattccatccaaaaactgaagaatacacgttcttttcaaatgcacatgaaacattctccaggattgatcacatattaggccacaaaacaaatctccataaatttaagaagattgaaataataccaagcatcttttctgaccacaacggtatgaaactagaaatcaactataggaagaaaatcagaaaagccacaaatacgtggagattaaacaaaatgctactgaacaacgactgggttaacgaagaaatcacaaaatacctggaaacaagtgaaaatgaaaatacgacatgccagaatttatgggatacagcaaaagcagttctaagagggaagtttatagcgatacaggcctatctcaacaaacaagaaaaatttcaaacaatctaacaatgcacctaaaggaactggaaaaagaagaacaaacaaagcccaaaatcagtagaagaagggaaataataaaaatcagagcagaaataaatgaaatagagaccaaaaaaaatagaaaaaattaataaaaccaagatctggttctttgaaaagatcaacaaaattgacaaacctttagctagactcaccaagaaaaaaagggagaaggcacaaataagtaaaatcagaaatgaaagaggagaaattacaacacacacctcagaaatacaaaagattataaaagaatactatgaaaagctatatgccaaccaattccacaacctggaagaaatggataaattcttagaatcacacaaccttccaaaactggatcaagaagtagagaatttgaatagaccaatcaccagtaaggacatcgaaacagtaatcaaaaacctccccaaaaataaaactccaggaccagacggcttccctggtgaattctaccaaatattcaaagaagacttaatacctatccttctcaaacccttccaaaatattgaggaggggcggaagctctctaactcattctacaaaactggaattaccctgataccaaaaccagacaaggacaacacaaaaaaaagaaaattacaggccaatatcactgatgaacatcgatgcaaaaatcctcaacaaaatactagcaaatcgcatacaacaatacgttaaaaagattatacaccatgatcaagcgagatttattccagggatgcagggatggtttaacattcacaaatcaatcaacgtgatacaccacattaataaagtgaagaataaaaatcacaggatcatctcaatagatgcagagaaagcatttgacaagacacagcatccatttatgatgaaaactctgaataaaatgggaatagaaggaaagtacctcaacataataaagaccatatatgagaaacccacagctaatatcatcctcaatggtgaaaaactgaaagctatccctctaagaacaggaaccagacaaggatgcccactgtcaccactcctatttaacatagtactggaagtcctagacagagcaatcaggcaagagaaagaaataaaagggatccaaattggaaaggaagaagtgaaacagtcactatttgcagatgacatgattttatatagagaaaaccctaaagaatccaccagaaactttgagaagtaataaacgaatatggtaaagttgcaggatacaaaatcaacatacaaaaataagttgcatttctgtacactaacaacgaagtagcagaaagagaaattaagaataccatcccatttacaattgcaacaaaaagaataaaatacctaggaataaacttaaccaaagaggtgaaagatctgtacaccgaaaactataaaacattgctgaaagaaactgaagaagacacaaagaaatggaaagatattccgtgctcttggatgggaagaattaacatagttaagatgtttaggaagctaaagccatctatagattcaatgcaatccctatcaaagttccaacaacatttttcacagaaatagaacaaagaatcctaaaatttatatggaacaacaaaagaccccaaatagctaaaggaatcctgagaaaaaagaacaaagctggaggtatcacactccctgatttcaaaatatactacaaagctatagtaaccaaaacagcatggtactggcacaaaaacagacacacagatcaatggaatagaatcgaaagcccagaaataaacccacatatctatggacagctaatctttgacaaaggagccaagaacatacaatggagaaaagaaagtctcttcaacaaatggtgttgggaaaactggatagccatatgcaaaaaaatgaaagtagacccttaccttacaccatacacaaaaattaactccaaatggattaaagacttgaatgtaagacctgaaactgtgaaacttctagaagaaaacataggcagtacgctctttgacatcggtcttagcaacatcttttcaaacaccacgtctgaccgggcaagagaaacaatagaaaaaataaacaaatgggactacatcaaactaaaaagcatctgtacagcaaaggaaaccatcaacaaaacgaaaagacaacctaacaattgggagaagatatttgcaaaccatacttctgataagggcttaatctccaaaatatataaagaactcatgcatctcaacaacaaaagaactttaaaaaatgggcaaaagacctgaacagac encodes the following:
- the LOC131393180 gene encoding olfactory receptor 13C7, with the translated sequence MESANQTASVTEFILLGLSAHPKLEKMFFVLILSMYLVILLGNGVIILVTVSVSRLHTPMYFFLGNLSFLDICYTTSSVPLILDSFLTPRKTISFSACALQMFLSFAMGATECVLLGMMAFDRYMAICNPLRYPVVMSKAAYVPMAASSWAAGSAASMVQTSLAMKLPFCENNVINHFTCEILAVLKLACADISISVISMGVTNVIFLAIPVLFIFVSYVFIIATILQIPSAEGRKKAFSTCSAHLTVVVVFYGTILFMYRKPKSKDPRGSDKQDLSDKLISLFYGVVTPMLNPIIYSLRNKDVKAALRKLVSQKCFTQ